In Rhodopirellula islandica, one DNA window encodes the following:
- a CDS encoding DNA methyltransferase produces the protein MSKKYEKLKGLLKELFQLDQPDLDFGLYRIMHAKSAEITQFLDKDLLPQVKAEFARHESGETAELQKQLQERIELRQKLGDDPDQDSEVQRLRAEIASSGSSPEQLESEVYDHLFGFFRRYYSDGDFLSKRVYKPGVYAIPYEGEEVKLHWANADQYYIKTSEYLRDYAFRLRVDNDENPMRVHFRLADVVEGEHGNVKAAEGKDRVFILAPEYDRNESTAQAAGSDDGDEDETKASPERHNFIEEEPGEQGEELVIRFEYRQATTNDWPESNRKGQKKPPSQKDLLEIAESRIAAFFAENEGLKNENWHETLASAHTKANGEKADYSRLRAHLNRYVARNTFDYFIHKDLGGFLSRELDFYIKNEVMHLDDIENETVPRVEQYLSKIKVIRRVAGKIISFLAQLEDFQKKLWLKKKFVVQTGYCISLNHIPDVFLNEIVENELQLDQWIELFAIDEIEEDPSTPLLKDQQVPYSKPLTPAFLKQNKGLIVDTTLFDDSFTERILNAIDGVDSFSDGTLVHGENFQALSLVERKMREQSQCVYIDPPYNTASSRIPYKNDYQHSTFASLMHDRVQLLHRLLTSDGAIFVSIDKTERQVVEHVLENVFGSSNKVEELVWVMNTNNSQAPNYSTNHEYVIVFARDKAIAESKAGMFREPKPGYEEVMELIAPLNAKFATIAEIESAVKALYQERRISYRDDIEAQGLDYEKEKSNDPWKGIFNYTHAEYRDACGRLVDESEAESKNAKIWIWQEDNMSMPASKQAASTKDEDHPNFRFYNPPHPVTGKPCPRPKRGWNCAYALDANDPSRRSFQMLDADGRVAWGEDENKVPRIKRMLHEVETNVAKSVFSDYSDGEKQTSAMFGKTGMFLAPKHASFVSRFIMHSSDSQGLVVDCFGGSGSTGHAVVSLNRSDRGSRQFLLVEMAEYFDRVLKPRTLKSMYASDWRDGKPKSRLAERHIVKVVRLESYEDSLNNLQTRQSGQQTLALETNDEMREQYMLRYMLDVETAGSPSLLNVASFIDPTAYKLKVKRPGSDETRETNVDLIETFNWLIGLTVHHLAAPQCFEAKFQRDKEKRMKLNGRLKSKDDAPHWFRTVTGTTPDGRKTLVIWRKRPGGEDPEGVEQDNLVLDEWFTKSGYSSKDSEFDLIYVNGTNNLENLRTATDTWKVRLIEEDFHRLMFEDTE, from the coding sequence ATGAGTAAAAAGTACGAGAAACTAAAGGGCCTGCTCAAGGAACTATTCCAGCTCGATCAACCCGATCTGGACTTCGGCTTGTACCGAATCATGCACGCCAAGAGTGCCGAGATCACTCAGTTTCTGGACAAGGACCTACTGCCGCAAGTGAAGGCGGAGTTTGCTCGCCATGAATCGGGCGAAACAGCGGAGCTGCAGAAACAGCTCCAAGAACGCATCGAACTGCGGCAAAAGCTTGGCGATGATCCCGACCAGGATTCCGAGGTGCAACGATTGCGTGCCGAGATCGCCAGTAGTGGTTCGTCGCCGGAGCAATTGGAATCGGAAGTCTACGATCACCTGTTCGGTTTCTTTCGGCGTTATTACTCCGACGGTGACTTCCTGTCCAAACGGGTCTACAAGCCCGGCGTGTACGCGATTCCTTACGAGGGCGAAGAAGTCAAATTGCACTGGGCCAACGCGGACCAGTACTACATCAAGACCAGCGAGTACTTGCGTGACTACGCATTTCGTTTGCGAGTCGATAACGACGAAAATCCGATGCGCGTCCACTTCCGGCTGGCCGACGTCGTCGAAGGCGAGCACGGCAATGTCAAAGCCGCCGAGGGCAAAGACCGCGTCTTCATCCTCGCACCCGAATACGATCGGAATGAGTCGACGGCGCAAGCTGCGGGTTCCGACGATGGTGATGAAGATGAAACCAAGGCTTCCCCCGAGCGACACAACTTCATCGAAGAAGAACCCGGCGAGCAAGGCGAAGAACTCGTCATCCGTTTCGAGTACCGGCAAGCGACCACCAACGACTGGCCCGAATCCAACCGCAAAGGACAAAAGAAGCCTCCCAGCCAAAAAGACCTGCTTGAGATCGCGGAATCTCGAATTGCGGCATTCTTCGCTGAAAACGAAGGTCTGAAAAATGAAAACTGGCACGAAACGTTAGCGAGTGCCCACACCAAGGCCAACGGCGAGAAGGCAGACTACTCAAGGTTGCGTGCCCACCTCAACCGCTACGTCGCCCGCAACACGTTCGACTACTTCATCCACAAAGACCTGGGCGGATTCCTCAGTCGCGAGCTGGACTTCTACATCAAGAACGAAGTCATGCACCTGGACGACATCGAGAATGAGACCGTCCCGAGAGTCGAACAGTATTTGTCGAAGATCAAAGTCATCCGCCGAGTCGCTGGAAAGATCATCAGTTTTCTTGCGCAGCTCGAAGATTTCCAGAAAAAGTTGTGGTTGAAGAAAAAGTTTGTCGTGCAAACGGGGTATTGCATAAGTCTAAATCATATTCCGGACGTGTTTTTAAACGAGATAGTGGAAAACGAATTGCAGCTGGATCAATGGATTGAACTATTTGCGATTGATGAGATCGAAGAAGATCCCAGCACGCCGTTGCTTAAAGACCAGCAAGTGCCGTATTCCAAACCACTAACGCCAGCATTTCTTAAGCAAAACAAGGGACTTATCGTAGATACAACTCTATTCGATGACTCGTTTACTGAGCGGATTCTGAACGCCATTGATGGAGTTGACTCTTTTAGTGACGGCACATTGGTTCATGGTGAAAATTTTCAAGCTCTAAGCTTAGTGGAACGTAAGATGCGTGAGCAATCGCAATGTGTATATATCGACCCACCGTACAACACGGCGAGCAGTCGAATACCGTATAAGAACGACTATCAGCACTCGACCTTTGCTTCACTTATGCACGATCGAGTCCAGCTCTTGCATCGACTGCTGACATCAGACGGTGCAATATTCGTGAGCATCGACAAAACAGAGCGACAGGTAGTCGAGCATGTTCTCGAGAATGTGTTTGGAAGTTCAAATAAAGTCGAAGAGCTCGTTTGGGTCATGAACACAAACAACAGTCAGGCTCCAAATTACTCAACAAATCATGAATACGTAATTGTCTTCGCCAGAGACAAAGCGATTGCTGAATCCAAGGCCGGGATGTTTCGTGAACCAAAGCCCGGATACGAAGAGGTGATGGAATTAATTGCTCCTTTGAATGCCAAGTTTGCAACAATCGCGGAGATTGAGTCTGCGGTAAAGGCACTGTACCAAGAGCGGCGGATAAGCTACCGCGATGACATTGAAGCACAAGGACTTGATTATGAAAAAGAAAAGTCAAATGACCCTTGGAAAGGTATCTTCAATTACACACATGCAGAATATCGAGACGCTTGCGGGCGATTGGTGGACGAATCAGAAGCTGAGTCCAAGAATGCAAAGATATGGATTTGGCAGGAAGATAACATGTCGATGCCTGCATCAAAGCAAGCAGCATCGACCAAAGATGAGGATCATCCGAACTTTCGGTTTTACAATCCGCCACATCCTGTAACCGGAAAGCCATGCCCACGTCCAAAGCGAGGGTGGAACTGTGCGTACGCCCTCGATGCGAACGATCCATCGAGGCGTAGTTTTCAGATGCTAGACGCTGATGGACGCGTCGCCTGGGGCGAGGATGAGAATAAAGTTCCTCGCATCAAACGTATGCTGCACGAAGTCGAAACCAACGTTGCGAAGAGCGTTTTTTCTGATTACTCAGATGGGGAAAAGCAGACATCTGCAATGTTCGGAAAGACGGGAATGTTTCTCGCGCCGAAACACGCGTCGTTTGTTTCGCGTTTCATAATGCACTCATCGGACTCGCAAGGTCTTGTAGTCGACTGTTTTGGTGGCTCAGGTAGTACCGGTCATGCGGTTGTGTCACTGAACAGATCTGATAGGGGGAGTCGGCAGTTTCTGCTGGTGGAGATGGCCGAGTACTTTGATCGCGTGCTGAAACCTCGTACGCTGAAGTCCATGTACGCTTCAGACTGGCGTGATGGTAAACCGAAATCTCGACTTGCTGAACGTCATATCGTCAAAGTTGTTCGCCTGGAGTCCTATGAAGACTCGCTCAATAACCTCCAGACCAGACAGTCGGGACAACAGACTCTTGCTCTCGAAACCAACGACGAGATGCGTGAGCAGTACATGCTGCGTTACATGCTCGACGTCGAAACGGCGGGGAGTCCTTCGCTTCTGAACGTGGCTTCCTTCATCGACCCGACGGCTTACAAGCTGAAGGTCAAACGCCCCGGATCGGATGAGACCCGCGAAACTAATGTCGATCTGATCGAGACGTTCAACTGGCTGATCGGATTGACCGTTCATCACCTTGCCGCCCCGCAATGCTTCGAGGCCAAGTTCCAGCGGGACAAGGAAAAGCGAATGAAACTGAACGGACGCTTGAAGTCGAAAGACGACGCCCCGCATTGGTTCCGAACTGTCACCGGCACGACGCCGGACGGTCGCAAGACACTGGTGATCTGGCGAAAGCGACCCGGCGGCGAAGATCCCGAAGGCGTCGAGCAAGACAACTTGGTGCTGGATGAGTGGTTCACCAAGAGCGGCTACAGCAGCAAGGACAGCGAGTTTGACCTGATCTACGTCAACGGGACCAACAACCTAGAAAACCTTCGTACCGCCACGGACACCTGGAAGGTCCGCCTGATCGAAGAGGATTTTCATCGACTGATGTTCGAGGACACGGAATAG
- a CDS encoding SNF2-related protein, with translation MSSLQPTTLTPYHAKYYAHDLTRQGTAGLDRLSMSLFDAAVDLNPHQIEAALFALQSPLSKGVILADEVGLGKTIEAGIVLCQFWAERKRRLLVIGPASIRKQWAMELAEKFHLPTLVLDAKAARDLKRAGRDPLAEKAVLVMSFNYANRIRDELKTIAWDLVVIDEAHKLRNAYRTSNKVGQGIRWGTEGCRKLLLTATPLQNSLLELFGLSTLIDEHLFGDVNSFRSQYASAGSNLDALRGRLASFCKRTLRSDVTEYIRYTQRLPITRPFRPSDDEHSLYEAVSEFLQRENSYALPARQRHLTALILRKLLASSSQAIAATLTTLKTRLETLRDEKLGNDPEVVENLVADEELEDELLDEILGEDEDGDADTESEAEPINRKQLAEEIADLDRLATWAAGIGVDTKTRTLLTALEMGFEKMAELGAARKALIFTESRRTQDHLKSFLESNGYAGQVVLFNGTNSGPEANEIYKSWVARNRSDGRESGSRAVDARTAIIEHFRDKGTILIATEAAAEGINLQFCSLVVNYDLPWNPQRIEQRIGRCHRYGQKHDVVVINFLNERNAADQRVLELLSEKFQLFNGVFGASDDVLGSIESGVDFEKRILSIYQQCRSPEEIDGAFKELQSEMEEQIASRMQDTQQTLFDYFDEDVHQRLRLRLADTKAQLDRVSKRFWTVTKFVLDQHARFNDDRLTFDLHAPPCESVPSGRYHLISKAAPEPDRDEKDEKATLSTLSDVAPSDDSPALVAEPGVANAYDADQYLYRLSHPLGEHVVGTAKQAPTPVASIEFDVTGHATRIHVIENLKGRSGYAALIHQTIQSYETEEYLLFSGFDDDGRSVDQETMEKLFQCGGTVRELSLIPEDVRTRIETESAVHTKANVSRSLESNSKHFQAAREKLESWADDMVLAAEKSLRDTKERIKVKQREARQATTMAEQHAIQEEIQKLEKAKRRQRQEIFKVEDEIMDKRDSLVDGLEKRLAQKTASEQLFFIRWTVV, from the coding sequence ATGTCATCCTTACAACCAACCACATTGACGCCTTACCATGCGAAGTACTACGCGCATGATCTGACGCGACAGGGGACGGCCGGATTGGATCGGCTTTCGATGTCTTTGTTCGACGCCGCGGTTGACCTGAACCCGCACCAGATCGAAGCCGCATTATTCGCGTTGCAGTCGCCGCTATCCAAAGGCGTGATTCTGGCCGATGAAGTGGGTCTCGGGAAAACGATCGAGGCCGGCATTGTCTTGTGTCAGTTTTGGGCCGAACGCAAACGCCGCCTCCTAGTCATTGGTCCTGCCTCCATTCGCAAGCAGTGGGCGATGGAGCTGGCCGAGAAGTTCCATCTGCCTACGCTCGTGCTGGATGCAAAGGCCGCTCGCGATTTGAAACGAGCCGGCCGCGATCCATTGGCCGAGAAAGCCGTCTTGGTGATGTCGTTCAACTACGCGAATCGCATCCGCGACGAGTTGAAAACGATCGCATGGGATTTGGTCGTCATCGACGAAGCCCACAAACTGCGTAACGCGTATCGAACCAGCAACAAAGTCGGTCAAGGCATTCGATGGGGGACCGAAGGCTGTCGCAAACTACTGCTGACCGCGACACCGCTACAGAATTCATTGCTGGAACTGTTTGGTCTTTCGACCTTGATCGACGAACACCTATTCGGTGACGTCAATTCGTTTCGGTCCCAATACGCGTCCGCCGGAAGCAATCTTGACGCCCTTCGCGGTCGGCTTGCCTCGTTCTGCAAACGAACGCTGCGGAGCGACGTGACCGAATACATCCGATACACCCAACGACTACCTATCACGCGGCCGTTTCGACCCAGTGACGACGAACACTCGCTTTACGAAGCCGTTTCGGAGTTTCTGCAGCGAGAAAATAGTTACGCCCTGCCGGCACGCCAACGCCACCTGACCGCACTGATCCTTCGCAAACTACTCGCATCTTCCTCTCAAGCCATCGCCGCCACTCTGACGACGCTGAAAACACGCTTGGAAACGCTGCGAGACGAAAAACTCGGCAATGACCCGGAAGTCGTCGAAAACCTGGTTGCCGACGAAGAGCTCGAAGACGAGCTGTTGGACGAGATTCTTGGTGAGGACGAAGACGGCGACGCGGATACCGAGAGCGAAGCTGAACCCATCAACCGAAAACAGCTTGCCGAAGAGATCGCCGATCTCGATCGCTTGGCCACATGGGCCGCCGGCATCGGTGTCGATACCAAAACACGCACGTTGCTGACGGCGTTGGAAATGGGCTTCGAGAAGATGGCCGAGCTGGGGGCGGCTCGCAAAGCATTAATCTTCACGGAATCTCGACGCACCCAGGATCACCTCAAGTCGTTCCTCGAAAGCAACGGTTACGCCGGCCAAGTCGTTCTATTCAACGGAACCAACAGCGGTCCCGAGGCAAACGAAATCTATAAGAGCTGGGTGGCGAGAAACCGATCCGACGGTCGCGAGAGCGGATCCAGAGCCGTGGACGCTCGCACCGCCATCATCGAACACTTCCGCGACAAAGGCACAATCCTGATCGCGACCGAGGCTGCCGCCGAAGGCATCAACCTGCAATTCTGTTCTTTGGTTGTCAATTATGACTTGCCATGGAACCCGCAACGGATCGAACAACGGATTGGACGCTGCCATCGGTACGGTCAAAAGCACGATGTCGTCGTCATCAACTTCTTGAACGAACGCAACGCTGCCGACCAGCGTGTGTTGGAATTGCTTTCCGAGAAGTTTCAGTTGTTCAACGGCGTCTTCGGTGCATCCGACGATGTCCTTGGCTCCATTGAATCCGGCGTCGACTTTGAAAAGCGAATCCTGTCGATTTATCAGCAATGCCGCTCGCCCGAAGAGATCGACGGAGCCTTCAAAGAACTGCAATCGGAGATGGAGGAACAAATCGCCTCGCGGATGCAGGACACTCAGCAGACGCTGTTCGACTATTTCGACGAAGACGTTCATCAGCGATTGCGGTTGCGTTTGGCCGATACCAAAGCCCAGCTCGATCGCGTCAGCAAGCGTTTTTGGACGGTGACCAAATTTGTCCTCGACCAGCACGCACGTTTCAACGACGATCGACTGACGTTTGACCTGCACGCCCCACCATGCGAATCGGTTCCGAGTGGTCGGTACCACTTGATCTCAAAAGCCGCTCCCGAGCCCGACAGAGACGAGAAAGACGAAAAGGCAACTCTCTCAACCTTGTCCGATGTCGCGCCTTCCGACGATTCGCCTGCTCTCGTCGCGGAGCCAGGAGTCGCGAACGCCTACGATGCCGACCAATATCTGTACCGATTGTCTCATCCGCTTGGCGAACACGTTGTCGGGACCGCCAAGCAAGCGCCTACACCAGTCGCGTCGATCGAATTCGATGTCACCGGTCATGCGACTCGCATTCATGTGATCGAAAATTTGAAAGGACGCAGCGGTTATGCCGCCCTGATCCATCAAACGATCCAGTCCTACGAGACCGAGGAATACCTGCTGTTCTCAGGCTTTGATGACGACGGTCGCTCGGTCGATCAAGAAACCATGGAAAAGCTGTTTCAGTGCGGTGGTACGGTACGGGAACTGTCTCTCATTCCCGAAGACGTTCGCACACGGATTGAAACCGAATCCGCAGTTCACACCAAAGCCAACGTCAGCCGATCGTTGGAGTCCAACAGCAAGCACTTCCAGGCCGCTCGAGAAAAGCTTGAAAGCTGGGCCGACGACATGGTCCTGGCCGCCGAAAAGTCGCTGCGTGACACCAAAGAACGCATCAAAGTCAAACAACGCGAAGCCCGACAGGCGACCACGATGGCCGAGCAACACGCGATCCAGGAAGAGATACAGAAGCTGGAAAAGGCTAAACGTCGTCAGCGACAAGAGATCTTCAAAGTCGAAGACGAGATCATGGACAAGCGTGACTCACTGGTCGACGGCCTGGAAAAACGACTCGCTCAGAAAACCGCCAGCGAACAACTCTTTTTCATTCGTTGGACCGTCGTTTGA
- a CDS encoding helix-turn-helix domain-containing protein: protein MTKKSRKHTFSAGRSQLEDPVSMNRKSNDRKSRDFGERVRQLRMAASLTQQQVADQTGVSVSYISKVENDRLHFGDYPSEKFIHKLAGELKADEDELLLLADKVPVSIRKRIRQRPELFRKLAAMDKQSLDAIESVVDANT, encoded by the coding sequence TTGACCAAAAAGTCTCGGAAGCATACCTTCTCAGCAGGGCGTTCACAATTAGAGGACCCGGTCAGCATGAATCGCAAATCCAACGATCGAAAATCTCGTGACTTCGGCGAGCGAGTGCGACAGCTAAGAATGGCTGCTTCACTTACGCAGCAGCAGGTCGCTGATCAAACCGGCGTCAGCGTTTCGTACATCAGCAAGGTCGAGAATGACCGCTTGCATTTCGGCGATTATCCATCAGAGAAATTCATCCATAAGCTGGCCGGTGAGCTAAAAGCGGATGAGGACGAATTGCTGCTATTGGCCGACAAGGTTCCGGTGTCAATTCGCAAGCGGATCCGGCAGCGGCCGGAGTTGTTTCGGAAGTTGGCAGCGATGGATAAGCAGTCGCTTGACGCGATCGAGTCTGTTGTCGACGCCAACACCTGA
- a CDS encoding DUF4268 domain-containing protein encodes MAIYELSDDTIRKITETTFSTAGVTERGDLQRLLRRQVDVIAPDTLVVSEEFGDWEDSRRRIDLLAIDRDANLVVIELKRTEDGGHMELQAIRYAAMISTMTFNKVVEIYERYLQRIGEDLDPKASLLEFLDWESVDEEAFAQDVRIVLASAEFSKELTTAVIWLGERGVDIRCVRMRPYQDGNRLLLDVQQVIPLPEATEYQVQVREKEQRGRQERAERYGIRYKFWQQMLRRSLACTQLHANISPGEHSWIGAGSGIRGLGFNYVIRKDEATAELYIDRGAGHLEANKQIFDWLLARKKAIELQFGGPLSWQRLDQKRSCRIAANIGIGGYRSDESSWPAIQQQMVDNMIKLEAALRPHLEACRNELSAISAS; translated from the coding sequence ATGGCCATCTACGAACTCAGCGACGACACGATTCGGAAAATCACTGAGACCACTTTCAGCACTGCGGGCGTGACTGAACGAGGCGATTTGCAGCGATTACTCCGTCGTCAAGTCGATGTAATAGCCCCCGATACACTTGTTGTCAGCGAAGAGTTTGGAGATTGGGAAGACTCCCGACGTCGGATCGACCTTCTTGCCATCGATCGAGACGCAAACTTGGTTGTGATCGAACTCAAACGCACGGAAGATGGCGGACACATGGAGCTGCAGGCGATTCGATATGCCGCCATGATTTCAACAATGACATTCAACAAGGTCGTTGAAATCTACGAACGCTACCTGCAACGCATTGGTGAAGACCTGGATCCAAAAGCAAGCCTGCTTGAGTTCCTCGATTGGGAATCAGTCGATGAGGAAGCTTTCGCGCAGGATGTCCGAATTGTCCTGGCTTCCGCTGAATTCTCAAAAGAACTAACCACGGCGGTGATCTGGCTGGGCGAGCGAGGGGTGGACATTCGCTGCGTCCGAATGCGCCCCTATCAGGATGGCAATCGTTTGCTTCTCGATGTTCAGCAGGTGATCCCACTTCCAGAAGCAACTGAGTACCAGGTTCAAGTCCGCGAAAAAGAGCAACGCGGTCGTCAAGAGCGTGCAGAACGGTATGGCATCCGCTACAAATTTTGGCAGCAAATGCTTCGGCGGTCTTTGGCGTGCACCCAGTTGCACGCCAACATTTCACCTGGCGAACACTCATGGATTGGCGCTGGTTCTGGAATCCGTGGCTTAGGATTTAACTATGTCATTAGAAAGGATGAGGCGACTGCGGAACTGTATATCGATCGAGGAGCTGGCCATCTCGAGGCCAACAAGCAGATATTTGATTGGCTGTTAGCTAGAAAAAAAGCCATTGAGCTGCAATTCGGCGGACCTCTTTCATGGCAGCGACTTGATCAAAAACGGAGCTGTCGAATTGCAGCCAACATTGGGATCGGAGGCTACAGAAGCGACGAATCATCCTGGCCTGCTATTCAACAGCAAATGGTTGATAACATGATAAAGCTTGAAGCGGCACTGCGACCACATTTGGAAGCTTGCCGAAACGAGTTGTCCGCTATCTCCGCAAGCTAA
- a CDS encoding GIY-YIG nuclease family protein — MDYSVCRYLTAPFRKQNESIPCPGIRFLRGQFDHLQDRKHFILSNSGVYFITSEFLGRRFVKIGRSTNIARRRNQLQSGCPFRLKVEHIEVMSESEAVAKEKKWRAMFQDMRKRCEWFNANTNEVNTQLMFHWFPYENEIEAFIENRIAQDATTEFNDEVAPAHQEQLLF, encoded by the coding sequence ATGGATTACAGTGTCTGTCGCTACCTGACTGCACCGTTCCGCAAGCAGAACGAATCGATTCCTTGTCCAGGGATCCGTTTTCTTCGCGGCCAGTTCGATCACCTTCAAGACCGGAAGCACTTCATCTTGTCAAACTCGGGCGTCTACTTCATCACCAGCGAGTTCCTCGGCAGACGATTCGTGAAGATCGGCCGATCCACCAACATCGCACGACGACGAAATCAACTGCAGTCGGGATGCCCATTCCGCTTGAAGGTGGAACACATCGAAGTGATGTCCGAGTCCGAAGCCGTCGCGAAAGAGAAGAAGTGGCGTGCAATGTTCCAGGACATGCGAAAACGATGCGAGTGGTTCAACGCCAACACGAATGAAGTGAACACCCAACTCATGTTCCATTGGTTCCCCTACGAGAACGAAATCGAAGCGTTCATCGAAAACCGAATAGCACAAGACGCAACCACCGAGTTCAACGACGAAGTCGCCCCAGCTCACCAAGAACAACTCTTGTTTTGA